In the genome of Maribacter forsetii DSM 18668, the window AAAAGCTATAATACCGGGCAAAACAACGATTAACGGACCCAATATTTTAAAGCACGCTGCAAGCATTACTCCTTTCTGACCTTCTTTCAAGTTTTTTGCCCCTAAAGCTCTCTGAATAATTTGTTGGTTGGTTCCCCAGTAAAATAATTGTACCAAAACCATACCCGTAAATATGGTAGCAAATGGTATACTAGAAGATTCGGATCCTATGGCATTAAATTTTTCTGGATGTTCAGCCGTAAGTTTTGAAAAACCTCCTAAAATACTATTGTCATCGCTTATTGCATAAAGTCCGAATATAGGTATCAACAAACCTCCTATCAATAACCCAATAGCATTGATAGTATCAGAAACAGCAACAGCTTTCAACCCTCCAAATATGGCATAAATACTACCAATTATTCCTATACTCCATACGCAAACCCATATTGATGCCCATTCAGAAATACCCAATTTTGCAGGTAAATCAAACATTCCGCTTATTGCTAAAGACCCAGAATATAAAACAATTGGCAAAAGAACAATTGCATAACCACTTAAAAACAAACCCGATGTCATTGCCTTGGTAGTGGTATCGAATCTTCTTTCTAAATATGTTGGTATTGTACTAATACCTCCTTTCAAATATCTCGGTAATAGATATATGGCACATATTACCATTGCAATAGCCGCCAAAGTCTCCCAAGCCATCACTAATATTCCATCACTGTAGGCATTACCGTTAAGACCAACAATTTGTTCGGTAGATAGGTTGGTTAACAATAAAGATCCCGCTATTACTCCTGCTGTTAAACTACGCCCTCCTAGAAAGTAACCGTCAGAAGTTTGTTCATTAGTTGATCTTGTTGCAAAATATGCAATTACGGCTACTAAAATAGTAAAGCCTAAAAAAGATAAAATCCCTATCATTTGTTGAGTTGTTTGTTGTTAAGTCAAGGTTAAATATATTGGATTATTTCCATTACTTCTAAAAAGTAGCAATTAAATCTTATTATTCATATAATTCAGCAGTTACGATAACGATTTCTTTAAATTTTAACGTTGACTTTTGTCAAATATGCCTAACAAATAGTAGGTATTTGGTTATATTGCAAATTAATTTTAAACTGCCTATTACACAGGTTTCTAACTCAATTTTTACAGCTTACATTTTAACTCAAAATCCTATTTCAAACTCAAAAAGAATGAACTCCAATCTTCTTAAGCTATTTTGCGTTGGCTTATTTATTTGCCTTTTATATTCCTGCAACTCTAATGAAAATAAAAATACGTTAGAAGAAAATAAAGAGCCCACTCTATTCACACTATTACAGCCAGAAGAAACTGGTCTATCTTTTATAAACAAGGTTAATAACTCTAAAGAATTTAACATTTTTAAATACCGTAATTTCTACAATGGTGGCGGTGTTGCTATTGGTGATATTAATAATGACGGTTTAGCAGATGTTTTCTTGACCGGTAACATGGAACCCAACAAACTATTTCTTAATAAAGGCGACATGAAATTTGAAGATATTTCAGAAACAGCCGGAATAAAAGGTAACAAACCATGGTCTACAGGTGTAGTGATGGCAGATATTGATAATGACGGTTTACTAGATATTTACGTAAGTAATGCCGGCAACATGGAAGGCAACAACCATGATAACGACCTTTATATTAATAACGGAGACGGCACTTTTACCGAAAAAGCCCATGAGTATAATCTAGCGGAAACAGGTTTTTCTACTCATGCCTCTTTCTTTGATTATGACAAGGATGGCGATTTAGATGCCTACATTCTAAACAATAGTAATATCCCTGTAAGTAGCCTTGGATATGCAGAACAACGAGAAGTAAGAGCACAAGATTGGGAAGGCGTACCAAAAATTTTTAGAGGTGTTGGTGATATGCTGCTAAGAAATGATAACGGCAAATTTGTTGATGTTAGTGAAGATGCTGGTATTTATGGTAGTCTTATTGGCTTTGGTCTTGGCGTTATGGTCGTAGACATCAATAATGACCTATACCCAGACATCTATGTTTCTAACGATTTTTACGAAAGAGATTATTTATACATTAACAACCAAGACGGTACTTTTAGAGAAGAGGTACAAAAGTGGACAAACCATTTGAGCTTATCTGCAATGGGAGTTGATATGGCGGACATTAATAACGACGGACTAACAGATATCTTCATAACAGACATGTTGCCCGAACCGGATCAACGTGTAAAATCTGTTATGGAATTTGAAGGGTATAATATCTTTAAACTAAAACAGAGTAAAGATTTCCACCAGCAATACATTCAAAATACATTACAGCTGAACAATGGAAATGGCTCTTTTTCTGAGATTGCGTATTACAGTGGTGTTGAAGCAACTGACTGGAGCTGGTCTGGACTTTTATTCGACATGGATAACGACGGACTAAAAGATATTTATATCACCAATGGTATTAACCACGATCTTACAGATTTAGATTTTATAGATTTCTTTGCTAATGACATTATTCAAAAAATGGCATTGACGGGCAGAAAAGAGTCTATTGATTCTATCATTAACAAAATGCCTGTTACGCCGTTACCAAACTACGCATACCGCAACAATGGCGACATTACCTTCAGCAACTACAATAAACAATGGGGTTTTGAATTACCCAGTCGCTCTAACGGTTCTGCTTATGGAGATTTAGATAATGATGGCGATTTAGATTTGATCGTCAACAATGTAAATATGGAGACATTCGTATATCGAAATAACTCTGAATCTCAATTAGAAAACAATTATATAAAATTAAAATTCAAGGGAAGCGATGGTAATAAATTTGGAATAGGAACAGTTGCCCGTTTATATTACCCAGATAACATTATCGACCAGACCTTAATGCCGTCTAGAGGTTTTCAGTCATCAGTAGAATACCCGATGACTATAGGTCTTGGAACTACTGAAACTTTAGACTCTATTCGTATTATATGGCCTGACGATACTACTTCTAAGTTAATTAATGTAAAAGCCAACCAGACCATTACATTTAATCAAGAAGAAGCTACCGAAATATTTAAAAGTAAAGAAACTGAAACTCCAACCCTTTTAAAATCGATCGATAATAATACATTCCTGACCCATAAAGAAAATAACTATATGGATTTTGACAACGAAGGGTTGATTTCTAAATCATTGGCAGAAGAAGGTCCTGGTTTAGCGGTAGGAGATGTAAA includes:
- a CDS encoding solute:sodium symporter family transporter; amino-acid sequence: MIGILSFLGFTILVAVIAYFATRSTNEQTSDGYFLGGRSLTAGVIAGSLLLTNLSTEQIVGLNGNAYSDGILVMAWETLAAIAMVICAIYLLPRYLKGGISTIPTYLERRFDTTTKAMTSGLFLSGYAIVLLPIVLYSGSLAISGMFDLPAKLGISEWASIWVCVWSIGIIGSIYAIFGGLKAVAVSDTINAIGLLIGGLLIPIFGLYAISDDNSILGGFSKLTAEHPEKFNAIGSESSSIPFATIFTGMVLVQLFYWGTNQQIIQRALGAKNLKEGQKGVMLAACFKILGPLIVVLPGIIAFHMFDGQLGRADQAYPKLVAAVLPVTLVGFFAAVLFGAILSSFNSALNSCVTLFGLDIYKEYINKEASETKVVAVGKRFGVMLALFSMILAPFLYYASDGLFGYLQQVNGAYSIPILSAIVIGFLTKRVPAIAAKAGIIFAVVVYVIYIFMQRGLGVEWLPHMLHVQAITFVLTITLMLVIGRLKPRETDYEQEYTNEVDITGWKYVKPVGLIITLIVVSTYIIFR
- a CDS encoding VCBS repeat-containing protein — translated: MNSNLLKLFCVGLFICLLYSCNSNENKNTLEENKEPTLFTLLQPEETGLSFINKVNNSKEFNIFKYRNFYNGGGVAIGDINNDGLADVFLTGNMEPNKLFLNKGDMKFEDISETAGIKGNKPWSTGVVMADIDNDGLLDIYVSNAGNMEGNNHDNDLYINNGDGTFTEKAHEYNLAETGFSTHASFFDYDKDGDLDAYILNNSNIPVSSLGYAEQREVRAQDWEGVPKIFRGVGDMLLRNDNGKFVDVSEDAGIYGSLIGFGLGVMVVDINNDLYPDIYVSNDFYERDYLYINNQDGTFREEVQKWTNHLSLSAMGVDMADINNDGLTDIFITDMLPEPDQRVKSVMEFEGYNIFKLKQSKDFHQQYIQNTLQLNNGNGSFSEIAYYSGVEATDWSWSGLLFDMDNDGLKDIYITNGINHDLTDLDFIDFFANDIIQKMALTGRKESIDSIINKMPVTPLPNYAYRNNGDITFSNYNKQWGFELPSRSNGSAYGDLDNDGDLDLIVNNVNMETFVYRNNSESQLENNYIKLKFKGSDGNKFGIGTVARLYYPDNIIDQTLMPSRGFQSSVEYPMTIGLGTTETLDSIRIIWPDDTTSKLINVKANQTITFNQEEATEIFKSKETETPTLLKSIDNNTFLTHKENNYMDFDNEGLISKSLAEEGPGLAVGDVNGDGNDDIFIGGAKNQTGALYLHNGNGSLSKPIVKYFETEALLEDTTASFFDSDNDGDLDLMVGTGGNELGMQGTYGIRLYLNDGKGNFSLSTDKLPNINKNVAVVAPSDFDNDGDMDIFIGSRSVVGTYGVNPDHLFLLNNGDGTFTDATERSAYDLKDAGMITDAKWLDMNGDGKDDLVTVSDWGSPKIYKNSGRRLSDTKSSLDSLNGWWGAVEGYDLDNDGDQDLILGNTGSNIHYKPSPGQPMKMWVNDFDNDGTIEQITTQNYDGGDYPLHQKKELTTQILALKKKNIKASEYASKTIQELFTKDVIDNTILKEASIAETVIAINDGNGNFTIKILPPQVQFSCICDIQCLDVNKDGNLDLVMAGNNFEFKPQYSRLDANYGNVLLGDGKLNFEWQNYGDSGFFIRNEVKQLQIVKDKKGNEFIIAAINNDTPKLYRLNEE